A part of Antechinus flavipes isolate AdamAnt ecotype Samford, QLD, Australia chromosome 6, AdamAnt_v2, whole genome shotgun sequence genomic DNA contains:
- the TCIRG1 gene encoding V-type proton ATPase 116 kDa subunit a 3 has protein sequence MGSMFRSEEVALAQLFLPTAAAYTCVSNLGERGLVEFRDLNASMSPFQRRYVGEVRRCEELEKTFSFLQEELRRAGLTLPEPQGNPEAPPPKELLHIQEQTQQVAQELREVRGNHQTMRMRMHQLQQHIAVLRQGPHTRGQHLPDAPGSRPLEETPLLDPHTGPRADLRISFVAGTVPLCRAGALERLLWRACRGYLIASFVDMEEPLEDPLTGESAPWVIFLISYWGEQIGQKIRKITDCFHCNVFPYPEREEERVASLQHLQQQKQDLSVVLQETEHFLGQVLGRVRGLLPPWQVQIRKMKAVYLTLNQCSFSVTDKCLVAEVWCPARDLLALQQTLNESSLRSGAGVGTVVHRIPSRDPPPTLVRTNRFTASFQGIVDAYGVGRYQEVNPAPYTIITFPFLFAVMFGDVGHGLLMFLFALAMVLGENRPGMKASQNEIWRTFFGGRYLLLLMGAFSVYTGFIYNECFSRASAIFPSGWSVRTMASQSNWSSGFLASHPVLSLDPNVTDVFRGPYPFGIDPIWSLAINHLSFLNSFKMKMSVILGILHMTFGVILGVFNHIHFRQPHRLVLEFLPEMLFLLGLFGYLVFMITYKWLCFSAASSPWAPSILIHFINMFLFSRSPTNKPLYPHQEPVQMFLVIVALASVPVLLLGTPLYLCSRHRRRPGRGPQGSSEKSRLLGEPSPNGLGAEEDEEKGWQEEEEEAGFDFSEVFMHQAIHTIEYCLGCISNTASYLRLWALSLAHAQLSEVLWAMVMRIGLGMGREVGVASVALVPVFAAFAVLTVAILLVMEGLSAFLHALRLHWVEFQNKFYAGTGYKLSPFTFVVEESAL, from the exons ATGGGCTCCATGTTCCGCAGCGAGGAGGTGGCCTTGGCCCAGCTGTTCCTGCCCACGGCCGCCGCCTACACCTGTGTGAGCAACCTGGGAGAGCGCGGCCTGGTGGAGTTCCGAGAC CTCAACGCCTCCATGAGCCCCTTCCAGCGGCGCTACGTGGGGGAAGTGCGGCGCTGCGAGGAGCTGGAGAAGACCTTCT CCTTCCTGCAGGAGGAGCTGAGAAGAGCCGGGCTGACACTCCCGGAGCCCCAGGGGAACCCGGAGGCGCCCCCGCCTAAGGAGCTGTTGCACATCCAGGAGCAGACCCAGCAGGTGGCGCAGGAGCTGCGGGAGGTCCGCGGGAACCACCAGACCATGCGCATGCGGATGCACCAGCTCCAGCAGCACATCGCCGTCCTGCGCCAGGGGCCCCACACGCGCGGCCAGCAC CTTCCCGATGCTCCGGGCAGCCGGCCCTTGGAAGAGACCCCTTTACTGGATCCCCACACTGGGCCCCGAGCAGATCTCAGGATTAG TTTTGTGGCAGGGACGGTCCCACTGTGCCGCGCGGGGGCCCTCGAGCGCCTCCTGTGGCGGGCGTGCCGCGGCTACCTCATCGCCAGCTTCGTGGACATGGAGGAGCCCCTCGAGGACCCCCTGACG GGGGAGAGCGCGCCCTGGGTCATCTTCCTCATCTCGTACTGGGGAGAGCAGATCGGGCAGAAAATCCGCAAGATCACAGACTG CTTTCACTGCAACGTGTTCCCGTACCCGGAGCGGGAGGAGGAGCGTGTGGCCAGCCTGCAGCACCTGCAGCAGCAGAAGCAGGACCTGAGCGTG GTGCTCCAGGAGACGGAGCACTTCCTGGGCCAGGTGCTCGGGCGGGTGCGGGGCCTGCTGCCCCCCTGGCAGGTGCAGATCCGCAAGATGAAGGCCGTCTACCTGACGCTCAACCAGTGCAGCTTCAGCGTCACAGACAAGTGCCTCGTGGCCGAGGTCTGGTGCCCGGCCCGCGACCTCCTGGCCCTGCAGCAGACCCTCAACGAGAGCTCG CTCCGCAGCGGGGCCGGCGTGGGCACCGTCGTGCACCGGATCCCCTCCAGAGACCCGCCTCCGACCCTGGTCCGCACCAACCGCTTCACCGCCAGCTTCCAGGGCATCGTGGACGCCTACGGCGTGGGGCGCTACCAGGAGGTGAACCCGG CCCCCTACACCATCATCACGTTCCCCTTCCTCTTTGCCGTCATGTTTGGCGACGTGGGCCACGGGCTGCTCATGTTCCTATTCGCCCTGGCCATGGTGCTAGGAGAGAACCGGCCGGGCATGAAAGCCTCACAGAATGAG ATCTGGAGGACCTTCTTCGGGGGCCGCTACCTGCTCCTCCTCATGGGGGCCTTCTCCGTCTACACCGGCTTCATCTACAACGAGTGCTTCAGTCGAGCCTCCGCCATCTTCCCCTCGGGCTGGAGCGTCAGGACCATGGCGAGCCAGTCCAACTGGAG CTCGGGATTTCTGGCCAGCCACCCGGTGCTCAGCTTGGACCCCAACGTCACTGACGTGTTCCGAGGACCCTATCCCTTCGGTATCGACCCG ATATGGAGTCTGGCCATCAACCACCTGAGCTTCCTCAACTCCTTCAAGATGAAGATGTCAGTGATCCTGGGCATCCTGCACATGACCTTTGGGGTCATCCTGGGTGTTTTCAACCACAT ACACTTCAGGCAGCCCCACCGGCTGGTGCTTGAGTTCCTCCCCGAGATGCTCTTCCTCCTGGGCCTCTTTGGCTACCTGGTGTTCATGATCACCTACAAGTGGCTCTGCTTCTCGGCCGCCAGCTCCCCGTGGGCGCCCAGCATCCTCATCCACTTCATCAACATGTTCCTCTTCTCCCGGAGCCCCACCAACAAGCCCCTGTACCCCCACCAG GAGCCCGTGCAGATGTTCCTGGTGATCGTGGCTCTGGCCTCGGTGCCCGTCCTGCTCCTGGGGACGCCCCTCTACCTGTGCTCCCGGCACCGGAGGCGGCCCGGCCGCGGCCCGCAG GGCTCCTCCGAGAAGAGCCGCCTTCTGGGCGAGCCCTCCCCGAACGGCCTGGGAGCCgaggaagatgaggagaaaggctggcaggaggaggaagaggaggccgGA TTCGACTTCTCGGAGGTCTTCATGCACCAGGCCATCCACACCATCGAGTACTGCCTGGGCTGCATCTCCAACACCGCCTCCTACCTCCGGCTCTGGGCCCTGAGCCTGGCCCACGCCC AGCTCTCCGAGGTGCTGTGGGCCATGGTGATGCGCATCGGGCTGGGCATGGGCCGCGAGGTGGGCGTGGCCAGCGTGGCGCTGGTGCCCGTGTTCGCCGCCTTCGCGGTGCTCACCGTGGCCATCCTGCTGGTGATGGAGGGGCTGTCGGCCTTCTTGCACGCGCTGCGTCTGCACTG GGTGGAGTTCCAGAACAAGTTTTACGCTGGCACCGGCTACAAGCTGAGCCCTTTTACCTTTGTGGTGGAGGAGAGTGCTCTGTAG